One region of Chlorobiota bacterium genomic DNA includes:
- a CDS encoding tetratricopeptide repeat protein, whose translation MNEETTLTTLRATVAAAATETERAGALNQLAEALDRHGEYAESLAAAKEAQSLAKESGDGAAEAEALRLQGGVHYRKGDYRTALLVLEQSLELYEGLGNRADIARATSNIGSVCWNLSDYPRALEYFTRACAAFEELGDRAGVASVTNSIGSVHWNLSEYPKALEYYSRALVLHEELGNRAGIAFATGNIGSVYSRLAEYPEALEHHSRALALFEELGDHPGTARAANNIGLLYNSLSEYPKALEYFSRALALHEELGDRSGVASATVNIGNVYSSLSDYAKALEYYRRALALREELGQRSGVASVTVNIGNVYSSLLDYAKALEYYFDGLALHEEVGNRVGIANAAGNIGNAYQNLSEYPKALECFTRALSMYEELGERFGVAGITGNLGSLYSQTTFAGYNPAKAEELLQQAITLGEELGTREQLYEAHKDLATLYEQEGRFEEALTHFKKFHELYQEVQSEEAKKKAIQVEQQRQIAEMEKRTAAERADAEATKRVLHNILPPTIAERVVRGEEHIAESFESVTVLFADIVGFTVLSQGVTPRELVTGLDVLFSQFDELAEKYGLEKIKTIGDAYMAVSGLPESREDHAESAARMAMELVEVVAGFSGLGDGVRLQVRIGLHSGEVVAGIIGKKKFAYDLWGDAVNTASRMESHGEAGKIHVSEEFAEELRRRGGELPITLEERGELTIKGKGTLRTYFLNQVIP comes from the coding sequence ATGAACGAAGAAACAACCCTCACAACCCTCCGCGCCACCGTTGCCGCAGCGGCCACCGAAACCGAGCGCGCCGGTGCGTTGAACCAACTTGCCGAAGCATTAGATCGGCATGGAGAATATGCCGAAAGCCTTGCCGCTGCCAAGGAAGCTCAAAGCCTTGCCAAAGAATCAGGGGATGGAGCTGCCGAGGCGGAGGCATTGCGGCTGCAAGGGGGCGTTCATTATCGCAAGGGTGATTACCGCACGGCGTTGTTGGTGTTGGAACAATCGCTGGAACTGTATGAAGGGCTTGGTAATCGTGCCGACATTGCCCGTGCCACCAGCAACATCGGGAGTGTGTGCTGGAACCTCTCGGATTATCCGAGAGCGTTGGAGTATTTCACTCGTGCTTGTGCTGCGTTTGAAGAACTTGGCGATCGTGCTGGTGTTGCCAGTGTCACCAACAGCATCGGGAGTGTACACTGGAATCTTTCGGAGTACCCGAAGGCGTTGGAGTATTACAGCCGCGCACTTGTTCTGCATGAAGAACTTGGCAATCGTGCCGGTATTGCCTTTGCCACTGGGAACATCGGAAGTGTGTACTCAAGGCTCGCGGAGTATCCCGAAGCATTGGAGCACCACAGTCGTGCGCTTGCTCTGTTTGAAGAGCTTGGCGATCACCCGGGTACGGCTCGCGCTGCTAACAACATCGGACTTCTGTACAACTCCCTTTCGGAGTACCCGAAGGCCTTGGAGTATTTCAGCCGAGCACTTGCCTTGCATGAAGAGCTTGGTGATCGTTCCGGTGTTGCTAGTGCCACCGTGAACATTGGGAACGTGTATTCCTCCCTCTCGGATTACGCGAAAGCATTGGAGTATTACCGCCGTGCGCTTGCCTTGCGTGAAGAACTTGGTCAGCGTTCCGGTGTTGCCAGTGTCACCGTGAACATTGGGAACGTGTATTCCTCCCTCTTGGACTATGCGAAGGCATTGGAGTACTACTTCGATGGGCTTGCCTTGCATGAAGAGGTTGGGAATCGCGTCGGCATTGCTAATGCTGCCGGGAACATTGGCAATGCGTACCAGAACCTTTCGGAGTACCCGAAGGCATTGGAGTGTTTCACCCGTGCGCTTTCCATGTACGAAGAGCTTGGCGAACGCTTTGGTGTTGCTGGCATCACCGGAAATCTTGGCTCACTGTACTCCCAAACAACATTCGCTGGCTACAACCCCGCCAAAGCTGAGGAATTACTCCAGCAAGCAATCACCCTTGGCGAAGAGCTGGGAACAAGAGAGCAGCTTTATGAAGCCCACAAAGATTTAGCCACCCTCTACGAACAAGAAGGCCGTTTCGAGGAAGCCCTCACCCACTTCAAAAAATTCCACGAACTCTACCAGGAAGTCCAGAGTGAGGAAGCCAAGAAGAAGGCAATCCAGGTAGAGCAACAACGGCAGATTGCGGAGATGGAAAAACGCACGGCTGCCGAGCGTGCCGATGCCGAGGCCACCAAGCGAGTCCTCCACAACATCCTTCCACCAACCATCGCCGAACGTGTTGTTCGGGGCGAGGAACATATCGCCGAATCGTTCGAGTCGGTGACGGTGTTGTTTGCCGACATCGTTGGATTTACGGTGCTCTCGCAAGGGGTCACGCCACGGGAGTTGGTGACGGGGTTGGACGTGCTGTTCAGCCAGTTCGACGAGTTGGCGGAGAAGTATGGGTTGGAGAAGATCAAGACGATTGGGGATGCGTACATGGCGGTGTCAGGATTGCCAGAGAGCCGCGAGGACCACGCAGAATCAGCGGCGCGAATGGCAATGGAGTTGGTGGAGGTTGTAGCAGGCTTCAGCGGACTTGGCGATGGAGTTCGGCTGCAAGTACGGATCGGCTTGCACAGCGGGGAGGTGGTGGCAGGGATCATCGGAAAGAAGAAATTCGCATACGACCTGTGGGGCGACGCAGTAAACACCGCGAGCCGAATGGAAAGCCACGGGGAGGCAGGGAAGATTCACGTGAGTGAGGAATTTGCCGAGGAGCTTCGGCGGCGCGGGGGCGAACTCCCCATCACCTTGGAAGAACGTGGCGAACTAACCATCAAAGGGAAGGGAACGCTTCGGACCTATTTTCTCAATCAAGTAATTCCATGA
- a CDS encoding TonB-dependent receptor, giving the protein MLPSRLLLVLLGTLLPTALWSQTGSIAGRITDAANGRPLGSVTVRVVGTYYGAIAKRDGNYQIKNVAPGTYTLEVSLIGYVKIQRNGVRVDPNQELTLDFKLTETSLTLGKEITVIGERPLIDVEQTQSVRRIGREQVEASVVKDITDVVTQQPGVVVANDEIHIRGGRSYEAGYLIDGVTAQDPLAGTGFGLQLSAAAIEEVEIITGGFNAEYGQATSGIVKVRTKEGGRTYSGSGSFRRGYLLHTRSPQNGDVGQTFATDVAEFSLGGPIPGTAALTQNASPITFFLNAYGAWTDGIAPEAARPTDLRSSLFPSPLFTLRPNNTLNGLAKFAWNASPEIKLTYSFNGSGSVSQNSRTLQTNLEYVDPEPGYQYRFQNNPNGAISYNNLNLIHTFGFQHTVSASTLYEVTLSRYFARLLADGNGLDYPDYTEPQDIPGVPAEYYETGDTNRLGMIPGDGFYDTGNGEIWHDHFIDDWGIKAELTHVPSETNTLKAGAELHLQEMQLADIYKPWLGPLGLNNDIYHVNPAVGAMYVQDAVQFKGLVLNVGLRYDFWFPGALADDAIEQQLLPTITSQTAADYLDHTVGLFGRRMKSRISPRLGVSHPITNAQMLFFSYGHFTKWPPAVGVCQAGPAAGQQQLPNLRQPRP; this is encoded by the coding sequence ATGCTCCCTTCTCGCCTTCTTCTCGTTCTGCTTGGAACCCTTCTCCCAACGGCTCTCTGGTCCCAAACCGGATCCATTGCCGGGCGGATTACCGACGCGGCCAACGGGCGCCCGCTTGGCTCGGTGACGGTGCGCGTGGTGGGGACCTACTACGGCGCAATCGCAAAGCGGGACGGAAACTACCAGATCAAGAACGTTGCCCCGGGAACGTACACCCTTGAGGTGTCGCTGATTGGATATGTGAAAATCCAACGGAATGGAGTTCGGGTGGACCCCAACCAGGAACTCACCCTTGATTTCAAACTCACCGAAACCTCACTCACCCTGGGCAAAGAGATCACCGTGATTGGGGAACGCCCGCTGATTGATGTTGAGCAAACACAAAGCGTCCGAAGGATTGGGCGGGAGCAGGTGGAGGCTTCGGTGGTGAAGGATATCACCGATGTGGTGACGCAGCAGCCCGGCGTGGTGGTGGCCAACGACGAAATCCATATCCGGGGCGGGCGAAGCTACGAGGCCGGATACCTGATTGACGGCGTTACGGCCCAGGACCCCCTTGCCGGAACAGGCTTCGGGTTGCAGCTTTCGGCGGCGGCGATTGAGGAGGTGGAGATCATCACCGGAGGGTTCAATGCCGAGTATGGCCAGGCAACCAGCGGAATCGTGAAGGTGCGGACAAAAGAAGGGGGAAGAACCTACAGCGGAAGCGGGAGCTTCCGGCGCGGCTACCTGCTGCACACGCGCAGCCCCCAAAACGGCGATGTTGGCCAAACCTTCGCCACCGATGTTGCCGAGTTTTCGCTGGGGGGCCCAATCCCGGGAACCGCCGCGCTGACCCAGAACGCTTCCCCCATCACCTTTTTCCTGAATGCCTACGGCGCGTGGACCGATGGCATCGCCCCGGAAGCGGCGCGCCCAACGGATCTGCGTTCATCGCTTTTCCCTTCCCCCCTGTTCACGCTGCGGCCCAACAACACCCTGAACGGCTTGGCGAAATTTGCTTGGAATGCCTCGCCAGAAATCAAGCTGACCTACTCCTTCAACGGCTCGGGAAGCGTCAGCCAAAACAGCCGGACGTTGCAGACCAATTTGGAGTATGTGGACCCCGAGCCAGGCTACCAATACCGATTCCAGAACAACCCGAACGGGGCAATCAGCTACAACAACCTTAACCTGATCCACACGTTTGGATTCCAGCACACGGTTTCGGCATCAACGCTCTACGAAGTGACGCTTAGCCGCTACTTTGCGCGGCTGCTGGCCGACGGAAACGGGCTGGATTACCCCGATTACACCGAGCCGCAGGACATCCCCGGCGTGCCGGCGGAATACTACGAAACCGGCGACACCAACCGGCTGGGCATGATCCCCGGCGATGGATTTTACGACACCGGCAACGGCGAAATCTGGCACGACCATTTCATTGACGATTGGGGAATCAAGGCGGAGCTGACGCACGTGCCAAGCGAGACGAACACCCTGAAGGCCGGGGCGGAACTTCACCTTCAGGAGATGCAGCTTGCCGACATCTACAAACCGTGGCTTGGTCCGTTGGGGCTGAACAACGACATCTACCACGTGAACCCGGCGGTGGGGGCGATGTACGTGCAAGATGCCGTGCAGTTCAAGGGGCTGGTGTTGAACGTTGGCCTGCGGTACGATTTCTGGTTCCCGGGCGCGCTTGCCGACGACGCAATCGAACAACAACTCCTGCCAACCATCACCAGCCAAACCGCCGCCGATTATCTGGACCACACGGTTGGGTTGTTTGGCCGCCGGATGAAAAGCCGAATCTCGCCACGGCTTGGGGTTTCCCACCCAATCACCAACGCCCAGATGCTTTTTTTCAGCTACGGCCATTTCACCAAGTGGCCGCCCGCAGTTGGTGTATGCCAAGCTGGACCCGCAGCAGGCCAGCAGCAGCTACCAAACCTACGGCAACCCAGACCTTGA
- a CDS encoding TonB-dependent receptor, with amino-acid sequence MVYAKLDPQQASSSYQTYGNPDLEPETTISYELGIKNQLTEDDALTVKVFYNDKFDYIQRRSVAYSDPRYAGRSFTTYANGDYARNRGLELEYEKRIGRWFTGGANLTYSLTTGKSRSENPFNAALGGSEETLREDYMPWDKPLQGRAFAIFNAAPADAPFGIAWLGNSQLSADLNIGSGKRYTPALFTGDTLANGRPVYSSDGITYYSAIAQLKWWINLKARKFFQIGTARLTVSVEVENLLDVLNSEIINPATGRAWEHGDPTPLGWNDPIYPDLQAPLDPYPNNPARYSNRRNVRVGMEVKF; translated from the coding sequence TTGGTGTATGCCAAGCTGGACCCGCAGCAGGCCAGCAGCAGCTACCAAACCTACGGCAACCCAGACCTTGAGCCGGAGACCACCATCAGCTACGAGCTTGGGATCAAGAACCAGCTGACGGAGGACGACGCGCTGACGGTGAAGGTGTTCTACAACGACAAGTTCGACTACATCCAGCGGCGCAGCGTCGCCTACAGCGATCCCCGCTACGCCGGGCGTTCCTTCACCACCTACGCCAACGGCGACTACGCGCGGAATCGGGGGCTGGAGTTGGAGTATGAGAAACGGATTGGAAGATGGTTCACCGGGGGGGCGAACCTTACCTACTCGCTCACCACCGGAAAAAGCCGCAGCGAGAATCCGTTCAACGCGGCGTTGGGGGGAAGCGAGGAGACGCTTCGGGAGGATTACATGCCGTGGGACAAGCCGCTGCAGGGGCGGGCGTTCGCAATCTTCAACGCCGCGCCTGCCGACGCTCCGTTTGGGATTGCGTGGCTTGGGAACAGCCAGCTGTCGGCCGATCTCAACATCGGATCGGGGAAGCGGTACACCCCGGCACTCTTCACCGGCGACACGCTGGCCAACGGGCGTCCGGTGTACAGCAGCGACGGCATCACCTACTACAGCGCGATTGCCCAGCTGAAATGGTGGATTAACCTGAAGGCGCGGAAGTTCTTCCAGATTGGAACGGCGCGGCTGACGGTATCGGTTGAGGTGGAGAATCTTCTGGACGTTTTGAACAGCGAGATCATCAACCCCGCAACCGGGCGCGCTTGGGAGCATGGCGACCCAACTCCGCTTGGGTGGAACGACCCAATCTACCCGGACCTGCAAGCCCCGCTTGACCCCTACCCCAACAACCCTGCTCGATACTCGAACCGCAGGAATGTGCGCGTTGGAATGGAGGTGAAATTTTAG
- a CDS encoding type I restriction endonuclease subunit R has product MRSRPYTEDQLVEQPAIAMFGALGWRTISARQETLGPGGTLGRETKGEVVLAGRLRAALERFNPTIPPEGIAAAIEQLTRDRSAMSLEAANREIYEMLKHGVEVSVPNHEEGGQRNERLRVVDWEDPAQNDFLLVSQLTIVGSLYPCRPDLVGFVNGLPFVVAELKNVGVPARTAFDDNLTHYKAQIPALFWYNAFLIASNGTDSRIGSLTAKWEHWREWKRAEREDEPRRVSLEVLLRGVCAPKRLLDLVENFTLFSQHKAGLAKIIAQNHQYLGVNNAIASMLAARQLGHERGGVFWQTPGSGKSFSMVFFAQKVLRKQAGNWTFVIVTDRKELDEQIATTFKAVGAVSQSEGEQCHAASGAHLRELLRGNHRYIFTLVQKFQTPELLCDRADVMVLTDEAHRSQYATLALNMRAALPRAMFFAFTGTPLIAGEEQTREVFGDYVSIYDFQQSVQDGATVPLYYQNRTPELQLTNPNLNEDVYRVIEEAGLDAEQEAKLERVLGKQYHLITRDDRLQAIASDIVRHFLGRGFIGKAMVISIDKATTLRMFNKVRECWNQEKERTERELGRLIYQPQNAGTRQPPEQDERVKELKQRLDLLATTDMAVVVSPGQNEIAQMQALGLDIEPHRRRMNESQPGLDERFKDTADPLRLVFVCAMWLTGFDVPSCSTLYLDKPMRNHTLIQTMARANRVFPDKHSGTIVDYANVFASLEQAMAIYGPGGGTGSEPPARDKQELVMELRAAIAGAARFCAHHGVQLDEIVALGNGSPERLSSVGDGVNALIAPDDVRSDFFAHEQNVRKLYDAVKPDPIVVEFAGHVALLRTLADAIRAHLNPNPPDISAVMERLNIVLDNSIIGHEIREQGPAPLNISNINFEALAKRFGESKQKNIDLERLKAAIRAKLERMMEVNPTRTDFTEKFKELIESYNNGSRSIEGLFEELLKFSNSLNTEQERHVREAMTEEELAMFDILTRPAPALTAKERTAVKQVARELLARLKDLLVLNWRQKQQARAEMANTIQKMLDDGLPPAYTPELYNTKCTAVFEHIYERYPERGAGIYAAM; this is encoded by the coding sequence ATGAGATCACGCCCCTACACCGAGGACCAACTGGTTGAGCAGCCGGCGATTGCAATGTTTGGCGCGCTGGGGTGGCGCACCATTTCGGCACGGCAGGAAACGCTGGGCCCGGGCGGCACGTTGGGGCGCGAAACAAAAGGGGAGGTGGTGCTGGCCGGGCGGCTTCGCGCCGCGCTGGAGCGGTTCAACCCAACCATTCCCCCAGAAGGAATTGCCGCCGCCATCGAGCAGCTAACCCGCGACCGCTCGGCAATGAGCCTTGAGGCCGCCAACCGCGAAATCTACGAGATGCTGAAGCACGGGGTGGAGGTCTCGGTCCCGAACCACGAAGAAGGGGGCCAGCGGAACGAGCGGCTTCGCGTGGTGGATTGGGAGGACCCGGCCCAGAACGACTTCCTGCTGGTAAGCCAGCTGACGATTGTTGGAAGCCTTTATCCCTGCCGCCCCGACCTTGTTGGCTTTGTCAACGGCCTTCCGTTTGTGGTGGCCGAACTGAAGAACGTCGGCGTTCCGGCCCGCACCGCCTTCGACGACAACCTTACCCACTACAAGGCGCAGATCCCCGCGCTGTTTTGGTACAACGCCTTCCTGATTGCCAGCAACGGAACCGACAGCCGCATCGGCTCGCTTACGGCCAAGTGGGAACATTGGCGGGAGTGGAAACGGGCCGAGCGGGAGGACGAACCGCGGCGTGTGTCGCTGGAGGTGTTGCTGCGCGGCGTTTGCGCGCCCAAGCGGCTGCTTGATTTGGTGGAGAACTTCACCCTGTTCAGCCAGCACAAGGCGGGGCTGGCAAAGATCATCGCCCAGAACCACCAATACCTTGGGGTGAACAACGCCATTGCCTCGATGCTGGCGGCGCGCCAGCTTGGCCACGAGCGCGGGGGGGTGTTTTGGCAAACGCCGGGGAGCGGCAAAAGTTTTTCGATGGTCTTCTTTGCCCAGAAAGTGCTTCGGAAGCAGGCCGGCAATTGGACCTTTGTGATCGTCACGGACCGCAAGGAGCTGGACGAGCAGATTGCCACAACCTTCAAAGCGGTTGGGGCGGTAAGCCAAAGCGAGGGGGAGCAGTGCCACGCCGCAAGCGGGGCGCATTTGCGGGAGCTTCTGCGGGGGAACCACCGGTACATTTTCACGTTGGTCCAGAAGTTCCAAACGCCCGAGCTGCTGTGCGACCGCGCCGACGTGATGGTGCTTACCGACGAAGCCCACCGCAGCCAGTACGCCACGCTTGCGCTGAACATGCGCGCCGCGCTCCCCAGGGCAATGTTCTTTGCCTTCACCGGAACCCCGTTGATTGCTGGCGAGGAGCAAACGCGCGAGGTGTTCGGCGACTACGTTTCCATCTACGATTTCCAGCAATCGGTCCAGGACGGCGCGACGGTTCCGCTGTACTACCAGAACCGCACGCCGGAGCTTCAGCTTACCAATCCCAACCTGAACGAGGATGTGTACCGCGTGATTGAGGAAGCCGGGCTGGATGCCGAGCAGGAGGCGAAGCTGGAGCGGGTGCTGGGGAAGCAGTATCACCTTATCACCCGCGACGACCGCCTGCAGGCGATTGCCAGCGACATCGTCCGGCACTTTTTGGGGCGCGGCTTCATCGGCAAGGCAATGGTGATCTCCATTGACAAAGCCACCACGCTCCGGATGTTCAACAAAGTGAGGGAATGCTGGAACCAGGAGAAGGAGCGAACGGAAAGGGAGTTGGGGCGGCTAATCTACCAGCCGCAGAACGCCGGAACCCGGCAGCCACCGGAACAGGATGAGCGGGTGAAAGAATTGAAGCAGCGGCTGGACCTGCTGGCCACAACCGACATGGCGGTGGTGGTTTCGCCCGGGCAGAATGAAATCGCGCAGATGCAGGCGTTGGGGCTGGATATTGAACCGCACCGCAGGCGGATGAACGAATCGCAGCCGGGCTTGGATGAACGGTTCAAGGACACCGCCGACCCCTTGCGGCTTGTGTTCGTTTGCGCCATGTGGCTAACCGGGTTTGATGTTCCCAGCTGCTCGACCCTGTACCTGGACAAGCCGATGCGGAACCACACGCTAATCCAAACAATGGCGCGCGCCAACCGGGTGTTCCCGGACAAGCACAGCGGAACCATTGTTGACTACGCCAACGTGTTTGCTTCGTTGGAACAGGCAATGGCCATTTACGGCCCCGGCGGTGGGACCGGAAGCGAGCCACCCGCCCGCGACAAGCAGGAGCTGGTGATGGAGCTTCGTGCGGCGATTGCTGGGGCCGCCAGGTTCTGCGCGCACCATGGCGTGCAGCTTGATGAGATTGTGGCGTTGGGGAACGGAAGCCCTGAGCGGTTATCGAGCGTTGGCGATGGGGTGAACGCGCTGATTGCCCCGGACGACGTCCGGAGCGATTTTTTTGCGCACGAGCAGAACGTCCGCAAGCTCTACGATGCGGTGAAGCCGGACCCGATTGTGGTGGAGTTTGCGGGCCATGTGGCGTTGTTGCGCACGTTGGCCGATGCCATCCGCGCCCATCTGAACCCAAACCCGCCCGATATTTCGGCAGTGATGGAGCGGCTGAACATTGTGCTTGATAACTCCATCATCGGCCATGAAATCCGCGAACAGGGGCCGGCCCCGCTGAATATTTCGAACATCAATTTCGAGGCGTTGGCGAAGCGATTTGGGGAGTCCAAGCAGAAGAACATTGATCTTGAAAGGCTGAAGGCGGCCATTCGTGCGAAGCTAGAGCGGATGATGGAGGTAAACCCCACCCGCACTGACTTTACCGAGAAGTTCAAGGAACTGATTGAAAGCTACAACAACGGCAGCCGCAGCATTGAGGGATTGTTCGAGGAGTTGCTGAAGTTCAGCAACAGCCTAAACACCGAGCAAGAACGCCACGTGCGCGAAGCGATGACCGAGGAGGAGTTGGCGATGTTTGACATCCTAACCCGCCCGGCCCCCGCGCTAACCGCGAAGGAGCGAACCGCAGTGAAGCAAGTGGCCCGCGAGCTGCTTGCGCGGCTGAAGGACCTGCTGGTGCTGAATTGGCGGCAGAAGCAGCAAGCGCGGGCAGAGATGGCCAACACCATCCAAAAGATGCTGGATGACGGGCTGCCGCCAGCCTACACGCCGGAGCTGTACAACACAAAATGCACTGCGGTGTTCGAGCATATCTACGAACGCTACCCAGAGCGGGGCGCAGGAATATATGCAGCAATGTGA
- a CDS encoding restriction endonuclease subunit S produces the protein MNQPHTSTMTKKRNTPTADSAKNGKGGGENGITMAWQTILLGNVLTFQRGFDITKNEQSDGPFPVISSSGAKSSHTNFKVRGPGVIIGRKGSLGTVFFSDGDYWPHSTTLYVKDFHGNDPKFAYYFLQTMDFKRLDVGASNPSLNRNHIHPIPVLWPPLPTQKRIAGILSAYDDLIENCQRRISILENMARGLYREWFVHFRFPGHEGHPRVNSPLGEIPEGWEVRAFSAIAHYINGYAFKPRDWSADGLPIIKIKELKAGITADTPRNSGEGIPEKYRISDGCVLFSWSADLDTYLWAGGQGLLNQHLFNVVPFDAISLSYCFHALKESMPQFRALSIGATMHHIKRSALDQVFLALPPKQMRKSFEALVEPVHLQIINLTKHIQTLRRTRNVLLPRLLSGQIEVGEGEE, from the coding sequence ATGAACCAACCACACACTTCCACCATGACAAAAAAACGCAATACCCCAACTGCTGATAGTGCTAAAAATGGGAAGGGGGGAGGAGAGAATGGAATAACAATGGCTTGGCAAACAATATTGCTTGGTAATGTGTTGACTTTTCAGCGCGGTTTTGATATCACAAAAAATGAGCAATCAGATGGCCCATTTCCTGTTATTTCATCATCTGGAGCAAAATCTTCACACACAAATTTTAAGGTTCGTGGTCCAGGTGTCATTATTGGCCGTAAAGGATCGCTTGGTACAGTTTTCTTCTCAGATGGGGATTATTGGCCACACAGCACAACTCTTTATGTCAAGGATTTCCATGGGAATGATCCAAAATTTGCGTATTACTTCCTTCAAACGATGGACTTTAAACGCCTTGATGTGGGAGCATCAAATCCGTCGCTTAACCGCAACCATATACACCCGATTCCTGTTCTATGGCCCCCTCTCCCCACACAAAAGCGGATTGCCGGAATCCTTTCAGCCTACGACGACTTGATTGAGAACTGCCAGCGGCGGATCAGCATCTTGGAGAACATGGCGCGTGGGCTTTATCGGGAGTGGTTCGTGCATTTTCGCTTCCCAGGCCACGAGGGCCACCCCCGCGTCAACTCCCCACTGGGGGAGATTCCGGAGGGGTGGGAGGTAAGGGCTTTTTCTGCAATTGCCCATTATATCAATGGGTATGCTTTCAAGCCTCGTGATTGGAGTGCTGATGGATTACCTATTATCAAGATCAAAGAGTTAAAGGCGGGGATAACTGCTGATACGCCACGTAATTCTGGAGAGGGAATCCCAGAGAAGTATCGAATTAGCGATGGCTGTGTACTTTTTTCATGGTCGGCTGATCTTGATACCTATTTATGGGCGGGCGGGCAAGGATTGCTTAACCAGCACTTGTTTAATGTTGTGCCGTTTGATGCTATTTCTCTCTCATATTGCTTCCATGCCTTGAAAGAATCCATGCCTCAGTTTCGCGCATTAAGCATTGGTGCCACTATGCACCACATTAAGCGTTCTGCATTGGATCAAGTTTTTCTTGCGCTACCGCCTAAACAAATGCGCAAATCTTTTGAAGCTCTTGTAGAGCCAGTGCACTTGCAAATCATTAATCTGACAAAACATATCCAAACCCTTCGTCGCACGCGGAACGTATTGTTGCCGCGGTTGTTGTCGGGGCAAATAGAGGTGGGGGAGGGGGAGGAGTAG